ttacaattctagcatggataataaacaattatcatgaataaggaaatataagaataactaatttattattgtctctaaggcatatttccaacagggccaCCATGGCGGCCAGGCGGACGGCTGGATCTCAGGCCGCCCCAGAACACGTTCGAGATGGCGGCCGCCATGGCCAACGTCGTAGAGGCCAGATCCAGGGAGAGCACAACGCGAGGAGAGGATCCCACGGAGGATGGGTCGCCGTCAAGAGGAGGAAGGGGACACGCAGCCGGGCATGTTAGCACGTAGGGCCTGGTTCTCAAGGACCTCTAAAAAGTTTACGGGTTTGAGCACTTTTACATGCTCTATTGGGAGAGTTTTTTGACACCGCAAAActgaaaacattattttttattGGTATGCTAGAGATACTCTTAGGGCATGCACAATGCATAGCTTCAGGATGATGCCTCGTATGTCATGTAGGATCGAATGTCAGAAAAAGTATGTTCGGATGAGGAAGCGAGATCCTTTGCAGGAGGCGGGTGCTTGAAGAGAAAAAATGTCGTTCGGTGTAAAAAGCTGAAAACGTTAGAGTGGAAAATAGAGATGCACATGGCCGGTCCTGAAGTTTCGGAGGCCCTAGGGCGAACTCCATAAATGGGCCCAGTGGTGCTAGTGTTTGTTTTTCGGATTTTAAAGCCATCATAAGCAACAATAAATTTTGAAGTAAATGATATTTGACAAAAAAATGTTGTCTTTTATGTTTTATATCATATTACAGAAGTTACATATAACACAAAAAAGGGATATGGCTTCAGTAATTATGAGAAACGTTTCCGTGCATTTTTTTTATGCAAAAATCATCAATAATATTGTTGAGATTAATGATAGTTACTTGATCCGCTCATTTACTCTCTTTTTTCAAATCTTGAAAAGTTTTTGAGGCAACATGTTTGCACATAAAAAAGAGCAACCATGACGCCTCAATGTTGGAGTAAATTAGCAGCAACAATGTCTAGCTATATATTCAAATTCAAACTACAAGACCAGACGACCAACTTTCTCATACAATGCGAACAAGTGTTGTTTTCACAAGAAGGAAAATTAATGCAATTCACCAGGTTAAGATTGAGGGCAACCACTACGGCGATATGGTAGATTTAGTCCGCGCTGATCTGCTCCTCCTCAGTAAAATGAAGCCTAATAAATCATCACGGGGCCTTGATCACACATGCCTGTATAAGTTGCTAGATTGGATCGAAAAAATTGAAGAGATGACCAAAAACAACTACATGGCGCCACGCGCACCTTTTTCCCTTTTTGAGGTAAAAACACGTGCTGACCTGCATGTACCAGGAATGAGTGACCGGGCCTCTCTAGACGCTTTTATTCATGTTTAAAATGGGCATGCAGTGGTTTATGGTCCAGGGCTGGAGATGCATGTGTATTAGAGTCGTTATTTTCTATTCTTTGATTGGACCCACTAATGATAGTTTGTAttgaagaaaaaaatcaatataaatattttaaattattttttatcACAGAGCACCTATATCCATATGTCATCATTATACATGCCCTTATAAAACTCGTGTTGTGGCTCATCCCGGTCGTGAGCCGAGCCCGAGCCAAGTTTTGGAAAGTTTTTACTCCTTCTCTCCCTCAAGCCAAGCCCTCGATTGTTTGCCAGTCTCGCTGACCCGAGCCACGAGCCTGCTCGGCTCGATTCCACCCGTCCTATAAACAAGAAAGGcgacatgggtggcggtggcattgGCGGCATGGATGGTGGTGACATTGGCGGCATGGGTGCCATGGATGGCTTTGGAGCTATCATGGAAGACATGAATGGCTTCGGAGCAGCTCTGGGCGGCATTGGCGGCATGGAAGGCATGAGTTTTGCgtctctcatgggaggcatgggagcacCTCCAGGCTTCATGGGCGACATATCTTCCGGCGTGCCAACACCTTCGCATGATGCCGTGCACGCAAGGCCGGCCCTGTGCTTCGCGATGCCCTAGGCGAACTTAATGACATGGGCCCCTATGTCCTAAGATCATATATTTTAAGTTTAAAATTTAACTATAATAATTGACTGACTCTAttgataataataataacaaaattTCAACTTACTAATTCGACAATAATAATACTAAAAAgatagagaaataaaactaaaattATATGATTACCTCAAATAAAAACCAAGTTTCGACTAACTTCATCGACAACAATAATAATTTAATTCTTCAGAAAAAGTTtctttgagggtttcttgatgcaAAGTCATTTAGGGCTACGtactggatggatggatggatggactacGTACTGAATGGAAAAGTATATAAAAAGTACTTGAATTACTAAATACATGAAAAGTACATGAAAAAATACCGGATGGAAACCCTAGACATACATGAAAAAGTACTTGAATTACTAaatatagatggatggatggacttCCTACTGGATGGATGGATGCTGCTGATTCTGCTCTTGATTAGTGATTACTCCTCATTCTGAATTTTGATGGATGGATGGGGCATTGGGGCCTCGTACAGCTGGGGATCCTTCTCCTCGTACAGAATTGATGCAAGAATAGTGTTGTCTGCTCCTTCGGTCCTTCTCCAAGACTCCAACGCTGCTTCCCTGCTTCAGATGTAGGTAGATCGAGACGTCGTCGTGCGTTGCTGCGCAATAGTGCCGTCTGCTGATGGATGGATGTTGGATATCCGGTCTGCCGGTCGGCCGGCGCGCGCAGCGGCGGCAAGCCGGCCGAAACCCCGCAGTACTGAAGCCGACGATTCGTTTGACGAGGACACTCGAGACGAGGCATCCAGCCGTCAAGGCGACCAGAAGACGAAGCCATGAACATATTTTATGATGTGTGTGTAAACTGGGCAATTGATCGCAGCCAGGCCTAACCATCTGATTTcttcattttttatattttttgtatattttttaATAAGCTATAATTAATGTACATACATACTATATTACGGCCCCCCCTCCTGCGTGGGCCCTAGGCCGTCGCCCCGCCGGCCATACACCAGGGCCGGCCCTGCGTGCGCGaccataaagaggaggaggaagaatccgCTTCGGATGATGAATCGAAGGAAgaggaaaataaagaagaagatgaagacgaGGACTAGGCTTGATTTTTGATGGCCATTAGCTGGTGTgtactttttttgtgggcataaaTTTGAACTTGTGAGCATGAACTTGATTGGATGATTTTGTGGCATGAACTTGATTGAATGATTTTTATGGGCATGAACTTTATGTCGTCGTGAACTTGTTTGTATGATTTAAATTATGTCTTGTTTTTGTTTTGCTGTTTGAAATTCATTTTAtgtttaaaatatatttaaaatacAACAAATAACAAGAGTCCGCTGCTCACGCACGCTGTATTTTAACGCGTCTGCTGGAGCTACGCGTGGGTGCTGTATTTTAACGCGCCTGCTGAAACCAGCGCTGGCGGTCGCGTTAAAATAGACAAACAACACGCTTCAAACTGTTTTTTAAAGCCCTGTGGGTTGGACCCAGATGCTGGCTCGTGTCGTGGCTCATCCCGGTCGTGAGCCGAGCCCGAGCCAAGTTTTGGAAAGTTTTTACTCCCTCTCTCCCTCAAGCCAAGCCTCGACTGTTTGTGAGCCTGGCCGACCCGAGCCACGAGCCTGCTCGGCTCGATTCCATCCGTCCTATAAACAAGAAAGTGCCTCCAATAATCACCCCTTCCCCTCTTCCAATCTCAGTGTTCCCTCCATTTCCCGCCGCGTTCTCCGGGCCCAACCGCCACTTCCCCCTCGGCGACCACGGCCGCGGCGTCCGCCGCCGGGCGATCCAGCGCTTCCCTCCCCGCACGGACCCGCCCTGGATGGCCGGGAGAGCCTCTTCGGTGGAGCGCGTGAAGGAGCGTGCCACCGGCCTCGACAAGTTCGTCCTCAGCGAGGCCCACGGCAGCTCCGTCGAGGTCACCCTTCCACTTCTCTCCTACCCCCATATAAACCCTAATCCACGCCACCTCTGGTGCTTGATCGATACCTTCGTGCGCTGCTCATGGTAGAAGTCGTGGCTTTTGCTCGATCTGATCATTCGTCTCGCCGCGATCCACACAAATCGGTTAGTTTTAGTTCGTTGAAGAGTTGGGCAGGACTGGTCGGATGTATTTGCACAGTCAtcgcaagaaaaagaaaaatgcatCTGCACAGACTCAGTCACAGTACAATAAATGGGCGATTAAGTTCGTACTTGTTGTTAACTGTGGTCTACTAGAGGGATTAATGGAATTGGTATTGATTAAATGTACTACTACGTGGTCTACTAGAGGGATTAATGGAATTGGTGTTGATTAAATGTACCTGAGTACCGGAGGTGGTGTTTCTTTTCCAGGGACTAGACTTTTTTTTAGTCAagggactaaagaaaaaagtcCCTCCAATAAAGTCTTTTTGTAGTCCTTTAAAGAAAAATCCCTCCTGTTTCTTTACCTAGGGACTAAAAAAACTTTTTAGTCTAGTCCCTGGTAAAGAAACATCACCTGAGTTGTGACCACGTAGGTGATAAAGATAGTCCGGTCAAATGCCGATTTTTGTTTGACCCTTGGCGTTGGTGGAGGCGCATGACTTTCTTCCTGCGGTCCTTGATTTTTAATAGTGATTGATTTGATTGTTCAGCTATGTGCCCGTGTGGGCTCTGTGATGTCTTCGCTTAGCTGTGTCTTAACCTGGTCTTGCCAATATCCTTTTGGTGTACTTGGCATGTTCAATGTTCACTGTGGTTTTTGTTTTGGTTTTTAGTTAAAATTACTTGGTCATGGCTGATGGCCTGGCCTGCTCATCCTTCAAATTTTATTGTATATTTATTCTTTAAAGTTCTCAATTGGCACCATTGAACAAATAGGAACATTTAATTCCTGAACGTGCAAGATGCCAGCACTGACTTATTCTGAAAAGAATTGGCATGTTTTGTTTTAATTGTCTCTGGAGTATATTATAAGGGTTCTGGACAGCTTGGCTGAATAATAGTTTATCAGGCTGATGTCCTATCAAACCTCGATGTGACACTGGTGGTATGCACCTAGTGTCGACATTTGTGCTGCCAAAACACGTCAattaatttttattttctatttcagTACTTCAGAAAAAAGTGATGATGAAGGTTAATGCAAATATTGCAATATTATCTCCGGTCCTCTCTTGGACAGTTGGACATAGGAACCCACGTTCTTCTGCACAATGGGGGGCAAATATGTTGGACAATATTTAGAATTGCTATTGCATCGTacttacttcctccgttcctaaatactccctccgttcctaaatataagtctttttacaggtttcactaggagactacatacggatgtatgtagacatactttaaagtgtagattcactcattttgctctgtatgtagtcccctagtgaaatctctaaaaagacttatatttaggaacggagggagtataagtcttttaagaaattccactaggggactacatacggatgtatatagacatactttagaatgtagattcatttatttttctCCGTATGCAGTCttttagtaaaatctctaaaaagacttatatttaggaacggatggagtatttgAGTTGTTTCATTAAACCAGTTTCCATCTCTTTGCTTTGGCAGTACAAACTGAAGTGCAATCTAGTCCGAAGTAATGACAGCTGTATGGTAGCTCAGTGTGTCAGTAGTAAAACTTCATACAAATCTATGTTTATAATCTTATCTAGTTGAGCCTTGAGCCAGTCCTGAAGCAGCTCTGTCTTTATTATGGGCATGCTTTTGAGATTTGATGTACAATACAAAAAATATCGGTAACAGTTTCCCTACCATCAGGATAATACCGTGTTAGTCATTTGCTTGATTGTCCATCCAACTGAACAGGCATAAAATCCCAGTTTCTCTGCAAATGATTTTGTTTGAATTTATCTGTATAAATGCATTCAACACCTCTCTGTTTCTTTGTTGCAGGTATACTTATATGGAGGCCAGGTAACCTCTTGGAAAAATAACTCTGGAGAACAACAGCTATTTGTCAGTAGGAAGGTACTCAAATATTTAGTTTTGATAAACGGATATTCTGTGGACCAATTGCTCTCTGGAGTGCCTTATGCATTCATCACTTGCCTACACTTCACCctgcatttcatttttttttcttcgcAGGCTTCTTTCAAACCACCAAAAGCGATTCGTGGGGGCATACAAATTTGTTTTCCCCAAGTATGGTCCTCCTTTTGTTAGTCTAGTTATGCTTTCCAATGTATTAGTACCGAAATGAGCATTGCCATCATGCAGTTAGGGAACCACGGATTTCTTGAACAGCATGGATTCGCGAGGAACCGACTTTGGAGTGTTGATGAGAGTCCTCTTCCAGATACCACTTCTGATTGCCATATTGACTTGATACTCAAGCAGTCTGAAGAAGATTTGAAGACCTGGCCACACAGGTTTGTGTCTAGTAAATGTTAAATTCCTTTGTCCCGTGttaaattgatgatgttgatTATCCATATATTGCAGTTATGAACTTCGTTTGCAAGTTGCTCTTAGCCCGAGGGGAGATCTGATCCTCACATCTCGAATAAAAAATAAGAATGCCGATGGCAAGCCATTCCAATTTACTTTTGCATACCACACATACTTCTCAGTCTCTGATATCAGGTACCTTTCAGAATGTTACTTTATTTCCTAATATTTTGATTGTTTTTATTAACTTATATGTGTGTTTCCTAAAGTTATTTGGTTGGAAAGGACTGACTGTACGTTGTATAGCATTTTCTGTAGTACTGAGTCATGTTGAATGAGCCATTTTAGGATTCAATACTTTGGCATTATTTCAGTTGCAGAATAGATACACTTGGGAATGCACAAGTTGGCTATTACACAATTTATTTTTACTTTAGCCCTATTTTAGGATTCAATATTTTGTTCTCTGACGCATGTGTCTCACATTCCAGCGAAGTACGGGTTGAGGGTTTGGATACCTTGGACTATCATGATAACCTGCAATCTAAGATTCGTTGCACTGAACAAGGCGACGCAGTTGTATTCGAATCTGAAGTAAGCTTTGTATATGCTTCATACTTTCATAGTATGGATCCACTATGTTAAGGCACTAACTTTGTTGAATATTGATTATGAAGGTGGACAGGATATATCTAAGTGCCCCATCCAAGATTGTGACAATTGACCATGAGAAAAAAAGAACATTCGTTTTGAGGAAAAGGGAACTTCCTGATGTTGGTGAGTTAGCTTCATTTTTCTTTCTAAATTCAGCATACTCCATACTATGGCAACATGAGTGGTTACTTTGGCATTTGATTTTGTTTACTTCCATGGTCTGTCGTCGTTAAATGCTCGGTTGGTGGGCGTGTTCCAGTCCCAATCTGCCCACCAGAGTTCGACTCTGCATGAGGCGGAATGTAATCTGCGCCGTGCAGTGACTGGTGTCAGGTTGTTTTTCTCTAAACAATGCCACCAGGTGCTGGTGCCTGGTTGGTCGAGTTGTTTTTTGTGGTGTGTCATCGCTGTATTTCCTTTGAATGCAGTTGTTTGGAACCCATGGGACAGGAAAGCAAAAGCGATGCCGGATTTTGGTGCCGAGGAGTACAAGTGCATGCTGTGTGTAGGGGCTGCACGTATTGAGAAGCCAATTACTTTAAGGCCTGGTGAAGAGTGGCAAGGAAGGCAGGAAATTTCCTCTGTGCCATCCAGTTACAGCAGTGGACTGTTGGATCCTGAAATGATTAAACAGATGCAACGTATGTAGATCTTTTGGTGGTTGAATGCTATGtaagtgttctgtggtattgcctAGCGTAATCTGTTCTGAACTTTAAGCTTAAATCATCGCATGTACTTCACCTGCTTACTTTTAGAATTATTGAACTCCATTTACGAAATTTTATGTTGGGCCGGTTGCTACAGAATACTTCATGACTGGATAGTGAGCGCTTAAGTATGTTTTAATAATGAATTTTACTAGTTGTTAGCGCAGTAACTGAAATGGTTTTGAGAATGGAATCAAGTATTTTATCCTAACAAAACTTTCAACAGTCATTTTGCCAGCGCGCCTTCAAATGATGGTTTGTTGTTGCAGAGAATACAACTGAAGAATGATTTGCACATCTGTAACATATTTCCAGTTTTGATGAACAGCATACCTTTTAGCATGCTGTTCGTGAGAACTGAGTTTGCTTTGTAAACTATCACGAAGGTTTTGATTCATACAAGATGCTGTAGCTATAACTCAACAAAAGATGTCTCGTGGCTTGAACCAGTATTAGCTGTTTGGCTTGCGCCAACATAATTTTTTGTTAAAGAACATTATGTGCTTGTTTAAAGTTCACTTTTCTTTGCCTGCAGGAAGTCTCGTCAGTGTCAATAAGATGATCTGAATGTTCTTCAACCAACTTCCAGCTTTCCTTTTTTGTGTACAAAATTCCAAAGTAGCCTGTGGTTTTTCTGGAGCAGCATTGGAGTTGAAATCTCCATTTTCCTTTAAAGGAGATGGAGAATTTTTGTCTATCTTTAGGGACTTTATGTACATTCATAATCAGTCGCTTTACATTACGCCAATTTTGTTTGCCCGGTTATAGGAGGCTGATTTGAAACTGCACAAATAGTCTGGTATCCTTTTTGAGTTGTCTCGTGTCATATTGCCGCACTTCACCTGTATGGtgtgtaatactccctccgtttactATTATTAGACGTTTTGAATATTTGAATATGGGCTACATACATAttgaaatgagtgaacaaacacaATAAAATGTGTCTACATGCATCTGATTCACAAAAAAGATAGAACATCTTGTAATACTGAGTGGAGGGAGTATTTGTGTGTTTACAATTATTTTTCTGTTATTtcgagaaaacaaaaagaaaaaagattcATTTGTGGAATGAATCAATGGAGCTGCCATTGTAGTTAGTTACAgaacctttccttgcatcaaattCAGGTATAATGAGATGATGCCTAATTCTGATTCTAAACTTACTAGTtaaaggcccgtgcgttgccacgggttaAAAAAATATAGTTTTAAAATAGTTGCCTGAATTGATAAATACCCATCGATCATGAAGTCATGTAATTTTCATGCATACTTGACAACATGATTCTctagcaaaacaaaaacaaaaataagatGGCTCTGGCTTAACTGTGGCAGCTTTAAGCACTCTCATCAATGTGCCTATGTCAAACCGATGAAGATTTTCCAACAAGGATTTACTGACATCAACGAATGATTCACAACCAGTAAAAATGAAGCCCGGAAATAGAGGATAACTAGAATCTCAAAAAAGAAGCAAGCAAAAATGTTTTGGGTGCTCACAGTCTCACCCAAAGACCATGTTTCATTCAAGACGAAATTTGCAGTGTTTTCTACAATAGTATTAGTCATGTCCACCTTGCTAACCCTAGACAACACGAAATAGAAATACATACAAAAAATCAGACCTTATTCATTCACAGGAAATTAATATGAATTTTGTAGCGATTCTGCAAACAACAGTTAACATATTTACATTGTATGATAGGCTCGGACTACTCTCTCTCTTGCAAGGCTAGCGGTTGCTTCACTTTATTGAGTGTCACCATGGCTGTGTTCTCTCCTTGAATGTAATCTTCAACATTTCTGAAGAACGTCAAATGGAGCGCTTGTGTGTGCTCACCTCAAGGTGGCGCCTGACACCCTTATAGAGAAATTCATGCTGCCTCCCATGCTCAAGCGTCTACAAGCTTACATTTCAATCTATAGAATTACACAATAAGCAATTATGTTAAGCCCTGAGACCATGATTCCCTTTAGCAGGAAAAATAATTTCTCTGTATAAAGAAATTGCATTATGTACTTTGACCAGGTTCATTGTCAAGAAAATGTCTTTTTTTCCTGAAACCTTAACCCTAGCTAAATGATTTTGATGCATAGCAATCACGGCATATACTTTTCTTTACTCTGCAAGGCTTGAACAAAAAGTACAAATTAGGGTAAAGCATAATTTGTTAACAAAACATATTTTAGGTCTAATATGCTTAGATGGAAGACATTTTAGTAAAATAAAAATAGTCTATGTCTATTaatgtttttcttcttttgctagatAGGAATTGGCTAGTTTgataaagaaaagagagaaaatatAACACGTGACATTTTACTGATCCAAGTACACACTCATCCTTTTGCGGCAGCCTTTATTCATGTATCACCAAATTTAATCAACAGCTAGATGAGAAATTGAGAAACAAACGATATAAGTGTGCCCCCGTAAAATGACTAACAAGTTAAGTTTGTACATAAGAGATATCTTTCCACAACAGAATGATGCTCTGTCCAGTACTATTACCATTAGCAAATAACAACCAATGCCCACTATTACTTCGCTGTCATATTTATTATTTAGCATGCAAAATGGCATGAAAAGCTGCCTATGTACCTGTCTCCGTCTTGCCACCTTCATCTCAGTTGTCGTCGCGCTACCTCTGTATCCAACGCTCGTCTCCGACTATGTCTACCTTCACTCGTCCCGTCGCGTCGTGTCACCTCTCTACAGCAGCCGAGCAAGCTAACAAGCATGATACCAAAAACCACCAACGAAATCAATGTCGAAAAACAACAACACTTGGTAGGTAGCAAAATCAATGTAGTTCTTCAGCTTTTTTATtacagctgcagatttcttcagcTATTTTATTACAAGTGCAGATTATATCAAATTCAATAGTAGCTTCATGGAAGAAAATACCCACTATCTTGTAGTTTAAGTCAGCTGAAAGGAGATAGAGTTTAAGCTAACTTCTGATACAAACTAACTTCTGAAAGAAACTCATCACTGATATAAGTATTCATCTACGTGAGCAGCAAGCATCAAACCTTAAACATGTAGGACGCCACTGCTTGCCAGCTTTATCGCAGCAACCTCTGCACCTTCCACCCGCTGCAACTCGTTGGTCCCCTGTCTCACCAACACAAATATGACACTACTTCAAAGTGGCGGCATCCGGTAGTTTCTGATAATCTGCATGTCTTAGATGAATAATTAGTTACCATAATCATGAGAGGTTGGCACTTATTGTTTTTCAAACATAAGTATGTATTCAAGTCTAAACCATAATTGAACAGTAACGCACACTTAAGAGAAGTAACCTCCGTGCATGAACACTCGATCTAATAGCATGAGTATGAAATGACAAGTTGGGTCAGTTACAGGATATAATAGGAACAAACATAGCAATCAATAAAAAAGACCATCGGATCATATACACCAAAGTGAATCATTCTCCCCTATAAaaagaataatcaccttcaatttaAAGATCAGTGCTTGCATAGAATTGTAGTTGAAGATTAACTTCACTTTTAACAAATTTGAAGATTTTAGTTTT
This genomic stretch from Hordeum vulgare subsp. vulgare chromosome 6H, MorexV3_pseudomolecules_assembly, whole genome shotgun sequence harbors:
- the LOC123404659 gene encoding putative glucose-6-phosphate 1-epimerase, giving the protein MAGRASSVERVKERATGLDKFVLSEAHGSSVEVYLYGGQVTSWKNNSGEQQLFVSRKASFKPPKAIRGGIQICFPQLGNHGFLEQHGFARNRLWSVDESPLPDTTSDCHIDLILKQSEEDLKTWPHSYELRLQVALSPRGDLILTSRIKNKNADGKPFQFTFAYHTYFSVSDISEVRVEGLDTLDYHDNLQSKIRCTEQGDAVVFESEVDRIYLSAPSKIVTIDHEKKRTFVLRKRELPDVVVWNPWDRKAKAMPDFGAEEYKCMLCVGAARIEKPITLRPGEEWQGRQEISSVPSSYSSGLLDPEMIKQMQRM